A genomic stretch from Chitinophaga agri includes:
- a CDS encoding purple acid phosphatase family protein has translation MEKKTIARRKFLSRFLQTGALLPLAGAATLARGAATTTALPATGYTATDLPDRIILTITKDPATSATINWRTGSGVTSTFLEYATADAHPEFVKNATRIAAQSEPFKLDTLHVVYHRITLTGLHPSTLYTYRVGSDNGWSEWLQFQTAAATPRKTSFIYLGDAQVGIRPFWSRVIRKAYAQLPDAQVIIHAGDLVNRANNDDEWGQWFEAGGYIHGSIPSLVTPGNHEYTHEDGQPHLSLFWKQQFSLPGNGTGNEQLEGSVFYADIQGVRFISLNTMMMEEATSDSLIDTQKKWLEDTLAKNPNKWTVVTMHHPVFSTKKGRYNEKVRTHFKPIFDQYKVDIVLQGHDHAYGRGMQQIAPYGTAYVVSVSGSKMYEHEKMEWADIVAGHLQLYHLITIEDDTLAFHSHLATGALFDSFTLQKRRNKPNRFTEGKRK, from the coding sequence ATGGAAAAAAAGACAATTGCCAGAAGAAAATTCCTGTCACGGTTCCTGCAGACCGGCGCGCTGCTTCCCTTAGCGGGAGCAGCCACCCTTGCCAGGGGCGCGGCGACCACCACGGCACTACCGGCAACAGGATATACCGCGACCGACCTGCCTGACCGTATCATACTGACCATTACAAAAGATCCTGCAACGAGTGCTACTATCAACTGGAGAACAGGCAGCGGGGTGACCAGCACGTTCCTGGAATATGCAACGGCTGATGCACATCCTGAGTTTGTCAAAAATGCAACACGTATCGCGGCACAAAGTGAGCCATTCAAACTGGATACATTGCATGTGGTTTATCACCGGATCACGCTCACCGGGTTGCACCCGTCCACACTTTATACGTACAGAGTTGGCAGCGACAATGGGTGGAGCGAGTGGCTACAGTTCCAGACAGCCGCTGCCACACCGCGTAAAACATCTTTTATCTATCTCGGTGACGCTCAGGTAGGCATCCGCCCTTTCTGGAGCCGCGTCATCAGAAAAGCTTATGCACAATTGCCGGATGCACAGGTGATCATTCATGCCGGCGACCTGGTGAACCGTGCCAACAACGATGACGAATGGGGTCAATGGTTTGAGGCAGGTGGCTACATCCATGGCAGTATCCCTTCCCTGGTGACACCGGGCAATCACGAGTATACCCATGAGGACGGACAGCCACACCTCTCCCTGTTCTGGAAACAACAGTTCTCCCTGCCGGGCAATGGTACCGGCAATGAGCAGCTGGAAGGTTCTGTATTCTATGCAGACATACAGGGTGTGCGGTTCATTTCATTGAACACGATGATGATGGAAGAGGCCACATCAGACAGTCTGATAGATACACAAAAGAAATGGCTGGAAGATACACTGGCAAAGAATCCTAACAAGTGGACCGTAGTCACCATGCACCACCCGGTCTTCTCTACGAAAAAAGGCCGGTATAATGAGAAAGTGAGAACGCACTTCAAACCAATATTTGATCAGTACAAAGTGGACATTGTACTACAGGGACATGATCACGCATATGGCAGAGGCATGCAGCAGATAGCACCTTATGGCACCGCATATGTAGTGTCAGTAAGCGGATCAAAAATGTATGAACATGAGAAAATGGAATGGGCGGACATAGTAGCGGGGCATCTGCAGCTATATCACCTGATCACTATTGAAGACGACACACTGGCCTTTCATTCCCACCTGGCTACCGGCGCACTGTTCGACTCGTTTACGCTGCAAAAGCGGCGCAACAAGCCGAACAGGTTTACAGAAGGTAAAAGAAAATAA
- a CDS encoding PKD domain-containing protein → MSSKTKATLGYAFTCAVLWSLLLTTHRAYGQLKADFTPSKTSDCESLITTFIDNSTGNPTSWHWDFGNGYTSAEQRPSAAYTAPGVYKVLLTVKDAAGATSSISKTVTVWEKPKPDFTAGPATGCMPLPVTFTDRSDPVDGSITTYTWDFGDGAIGSGPNPVHTYNNAISPTVTLTITNSNGCTASKQISKIINVSAALLPDFNVSEQFICAAPGAVSITNTSKGPGNLSYKWDFGDGATATDINPGKHSYMKKGIYNIRLTVTSDKGCTNTKTSADINVANFKTDFQLPAKVCENSVATLSAINTPIADDITWSVDTGRITSDGLTATYYPAGTGKVKITMTAGYGQCQEKITKELTVIAAPKPAFETEIKPICDAPVTVKLINRSKGSDSWTWNFGNGQTSTEQNPTVTYDSLSVYGIVLTANSTTGCSAATEQYVVLAKPEVYTFASLPEGCVGLTTTFSSYITNGDSIIRYEWDLGDGGPKSTEATPTRTYDKEGTYPVTLTYVTRNGCNGTVNLYSYNAINVYTKPKPDFSSPEAPQICGNNTVHFDGTTDVGNAWAWDFGDNTAGSGQHTVHSYRKAGTYTVSLTVSNHSCSEKITKTAYISAVNPFPRFVMQSVDCNNRTEARFEDRSTGNPTGWKWSWGDGTEETYTTKKKLIKHLYAKTGAYKVMLTVSDGSCTSTDSMNVQIYAPSPITITTDKTTLCGSDTLKSSVTDIQDIYGRNVWSYVWASSDGTPANWNIKDYKHTTFTHLQPGRDTIGFIAYNLQGCPDTSNKVVVNVHGPVAKFLVPERPECRGAELTFTDKTDISKGKPITTWSWDFGDGTPVQGLNTPPFKHTYSKSGIFYPKLTVTDQEGCTSIATGPSVQVNGPNADFVPNLSLIPPGSDIQFFNYTTETGGIPTYYWDFGDHTTSGEYSPLKNYPVRGRYNVKLLVKDSNGCSDSAQKQIKVSTVSAGFAVTTAFVNNSGCPPVIARFFNTSANHTGSYWDFGDGSFSTISNPSHTYTYAGKYKVKLKVTGEAGNEDEYEREVLVKGPYGTITASSTGGCMTKDIEFKVSAVAAVNFAWDFTDGIVSETNDSTIKHTFKHPGIYKPRLILSDQTGCKGAAFLDDPIVIDKLSVDMTPSQQFVCDEGWVSFTPAFNSFSIDELKKEATYKWTYDTGVTAENDNTATPRFYLNKPQEYNFSLTTTTAYGCVQTVSRKIAVYPKPDVSITGPDKACVDVPVTFAGNVTAPREMTWKWIFGNGGGADSRQPADQTYNKPGLTDVRLTVTSSDGCTDTAYHPINIVPKPVINASAKANVICLGSNTTLSAGGGTTYQWSPATSLSDPAVASPVATPGESTDYQVTVTDANGCINTDHISVRVVQPFSMQATPDTGICIGQPLPLWASGADHYSWKGQGLDAANTPYPNVTIAAAGNYTYTVTGYDADGCFQRDTSLVVKVYPAPFVNAGPDQIAMAGKAVILGGKSSPDIVKWNWGPADYLSCTTCAHPEAMPNLSTTYVVEAENVYGCKASDDVAVKVTCDQSAVLLPNAFSPNRDGTNEWFYPKGRGVKEVVWMRVYDRWGSPVFERTHFSINNASAGWDGTWKGQVAPIGTYVYAIETVCEDGGTFMFRGTVTVVR, encoded by the coding sequence ATGTCCTCAAAAACCAAGGCAACTTTAGGTTATGCCTTCACGTGCGCTGTACTTTGGAGCCTGCTTTTAACTACCCATAGAGCCTATGGACAATTAAAAGCCGATTTCACACCAAGTAAGACAAGTGATTGCGAAAGCCTGATCACAACATTCATTGACAACTCAACTGGTAATCCCACCTCGTGGCACTGGGATTTCGGTAACGGTTATACCTCAGCAGAGCAACGACCGAGTGCTGCCTATACAGCTCCCGGCGTATATAAGGTCTTGCTGACGGTGAAAGATGCAGCCGGTGCTACCAGTAGCATCAGCAAGACTGTCACCGTATGGGAGAAGCCCAAACCAGATTTCACGGCTGGCCCTGCGACAGGCTGTATGCCGCTTCCCGTCACGTTTACGGACAGATCTGACCCGGTGGACGGTTCCATTACCACCTACACCTGGGACTTCGGAGACGGCGCCATTGGTTCAGGGCCTAATCCTGTACACACCTACAACAATGCAATATCACCTACCGTAACACTGACGATTACTAATAGTAACGGTTGTACTGCTTCCAAACAGATCAGCAAGATCATCAATGTATCAGCCGCGTTATTGCCTGACTTCAATGTTTCTGAGCAATTCATCTGCGCCGCTCCTGGTGCAGTAAGCATCACCAACACCAGTAAAGGGCCCGGGAATCTTTCTTATAAATGGGACTTTGGCGATGGCGCCACCGCAACAGATATCAACCCTGGCAAGCATAGTTATATGAAGAAAGGTATCTATAACATCAGGCTCACTGTTACCAGTGATAAAGGTTGTACAAATACCAAAACATCCGCGGACATTAACGTGGCCAACTTTAAGACGGACTTCCAGCTTCCAGCCAAAGTCTGTGAGAACAGTGTCGCTACACTATCCGCAATAAATACACCCATAGCGGATGATATCACCTGGAGCGTAGATACCGGCCGCATCACCAGTGATGGCCTTACGGCTACCTATTATCCCGCTGGTACCGGTAAAGTGAAGATAACGATGACAGCCGGTTACGGCCAATGTCAGGAAAAAATAACCAAGGAACTGACAGTGATCGCAGCGCCAAAGCCCGCCTTTGAAACGGAGATCAAACCAATATGTGATGCCCCTGTCACCGTAAAGCTGATCAATCGATCAAAGGGGTCTGACAGCTGGACCTGGAATTTCGGTAACGGACAAACATCTACAGAACAAAACCCCACTGTGACCTATGATAGTCTGAGTGTGTATGGTATTGTGCTCACCGCTAACAGTACCACTGGTTGCTCCGCTGCCACCGAACAATATGTCGTGCTGGCCAAACCGGAGGTCTATACATTTGCCAGTTTACCGGAAGGCTGTGTAGGCCTGACTACTACGTTCAGCAGCTACATCACTAATGGCGACAGTATCATTCGTTACGAGTGGGATCTGGGAGATGGTGGTCCGAAATCGACTGAAGCCACTCCCACCCGTACCTACGATAAGGAAGGGACCTACCCGGTCACACTGACCTATGTTACCAGGAATGGCTGTAACGGAACGGTCAATCTGTATTCATACAATGCAATCAACGTTTACACCAAACCCAAACCTGACTTTTCCTCTCCCGAAGCACCCCAGATCTGTGGCAATAACACCGTACATTTTGACGGCACGACCGATGTAGGGAATGCCTGGGCATGGGACTTCGGCGATAATACCGCCGGTTCCGGACAACATACCGTACATAGTTACCGTAAAGCGGGTACCTACACGGTATCATTAACCGTGTCAAACCACAGTTGCAGTGAGAAGATAACAAAGACCGCGTACATATCAGCAGTCAATCCATTCCCTCGCTTTGTGATGCAGTCTGTCGATTGTAACAACCGGACAGAAGCGCGTTTTGAAGACCGGTCAACCGGTAATCCTACCGGCTGGAAATGGAGCTGGGGCGATGGGACCGAAGAGACCTACACAACTAAAAAGAAGCTCATCAAACACCTGTATGCGAAAACAGGGGCCTATAAAGTAATGCTGACTGTTTCCGATGGCAGCTGCACCAGTACTGACTCTATGAACGTGCAGATATATGCCCCGTCCCCCATCACCATTACGACAGATAAAACGACCTTATGTGGTAGTGATACACTAAAAAGCAGCGTGACCGACATACAGGATATTTACGGACGCAATGTCTGGTCTTACGTATGGGCGTCATCAGACGGCACACCTGCTAACTGGAATATCAAAGACTATAAACATACAACGTTCACCCATCTGCAACCAGGCAGGGATACGATCGGGTTCATTGCATATAACCTGCAGGGATGCCCTGACACCAGTAATAAGGTGGTGGTAAATGTACACGGACCTGTAGCTAAATTCCTTGTACCGGAGCGGCCGGAATGCCGGGGTGCGGAGCTGACCTTCACGGATAAGACAGATATATCTAAAGGCAAACCGATCACTACCTGGTCATGGGATTTTGGTGATGGTACACCTGTACAGGGATTGAACACGCCACCGTTCAAACATACCTATAGTAAATCGGGCATCTTTTATCCGAAGCTGACCGTCACTGATCAGGAAGGGTGTACCAGTATTGCCACCGGGCCCAGTGTGCAGGTAAATGGTCCTAATGCGGACTTTGTACCTAATCTGTCACTGATACCTCCCGGCAGTGATATACAGTTCTTTAACTATACCACCGAGACAGGTGGAATACCAACCTACTACTGGGACTTTGGTGATCACACGACTTCCGGTGAATACAGTCCGCTGAAGAACTATCCGGTCAGAGGCAGATACAATGTAAAACTGCTGGTAAAAGATAGTAACGGTTGTTCAGACAGTGCGCAGAAACAGATCAAGGTATCTACCGTGAGCGCCGGTTTTGCTGTGACCACCGCCTTCGTCAACAATAGTGGTTGTCCGCCAGTCATTGCGCGGTTCTTCAATACCTCTGCCAACCATACAGGCTCCTACTGGGATTTTGGTGATGGTAGTTTTTCTACTATCAGTAATCCGTCTCATACCTATACCTATGCCGGTAAATACAAAGTGAAACTGAAAGTGACAGGGGAAGCTGGTAATGAGGATGAATATGAGCGGGAAGTGCTCGTAAAGGGGCCTTACGGCACGATCACCGCCTCTTCTACCGGCGGCTGTATGACAAAGGATATCGAGTTTAAAGTATCGGCAGTTGCGGCAGTTAATTTCGCATGGGACTTTACGGATGGTATTGTGAGTGAAACCAATGATTCTACCATCAAACATACCTTCAAGCATCCGGGTATCTACAAGCCCCGCCTGATACTGTCTGATCAGACCGGATGTAAAGGCGCTGCCTTCCTCGACGATCCTATCGTAATAGACAAATTATCGGTGGATATGACGCCGTCACAACAATTTGTATGTGATGAGGGCTGGGTATCTTTCACACCGGCATTCAACAGCTTCTCCATCGATGAACTGAAAAAAGAAGCCACCTACAAATGGACATATGACACGGGCGTAACAGCGGAGAATGACAACACTGCGACTCCCAGATTCTACCTGAATAAGCCGCAGGAATACAACTTCTCGCTCACTACCACAACGGCATATGGCTGTGTGCAGACTGTGAGCAGGAAGATAGCGGTATATCCTAAACCGGACGTATCCATCACCGGGCCTGATAAAGCCTGTGTAGATGTGCCGGTGACCTTTGCGGGCAATGTTACTGCTCCGCGTGAAATGACCTGGAAATGGATCTTTGGTAATGGTGGTGGCGCCGATAGCCGCCAGCCTGCTGACCAGACCTACAACAAGCCTGGTCTAACAGATGTACGCCTTACGGTAACCAGCAGTGATGGCTGTACTGATACGGCCTACCACCCTATTAATATTGTACCGAAACCTGTGATCAACGCCAGTGCAAAAGCCAATGTAATATGCCTGGGTAGTAACACCACATTGAGTGCGGGCGGTGGTACTACCTATCAATGGTCGCCCGCAACCAGTCTTAGTGATCCTGCCGTCGCTTCGCCAGTTGCCACACCGGGCGAGAGTACAGACTACCAGGTCACTGTAACAGATGCCAACGGCTGTATCAACACCGATCATATCAGCGTTCGCGTAGTGCAACCGTTCTCTATGCAGGCGACTCCGGACACCGGTATCTGTATCGGACAGCCCCTCCCGCTTTGGGCCTCTGGCGCGGATCACTACAGCTGGAAAGGTCAGGGGCTGGATGCCGCGAATACGCCCTATCCTAATGTGACCATCGCAGCTGCCGGTAATTATACTTATACCGTAACCGGGTATGATGCGGATGGCTGCTTCCAGCGTGATACTTCGCTGGTAGTGAAGGTGTACCCTGCCCCCTTTGTAAATGCGGGCCCTGACCAGATAGCCATGGCAGGAAAAGCAGTCATATTGGGAGGAAAGAGCAGCCCCGATATTGTGAAATGGAACTGGGGTCCTGCGGACTACCTGAGCTGTACTACCTGCGCACATCCGGAAGCCATGCCAAACCTCTCTACTACCTATGTGGTTGAGGCAGAAAATGTCTACGGCTGTAAAGCCAGCGATGATGTAGCAGTGAAGGTCACCTGCGACCAAAGTGCTGTATTACTGCCGAATGCCTTCTCTCCTAACAGGGATGGTACAAATGAGTGGTTCTATCCAAAAGGTCGCGGTGTGAAAGAAGTCGTATGGATGCGGGTATACGACAGATGGGGTAGCCCGGTATTTGAAAGGACACATTTTTCGATCAATAATGCCAGTGCCGGATGGGATGGCACCTGGAAAGGCCAGGTAGCCCCAATAGGGACTTATGTGTATGCGATAGAGACGGTATGTGAGGATGGAGGAACATTTATGTTCAGGGGAACCGTGACGGTGGTAAGGTAA
- a CDS encoding alpha/beta hydrolase: MKICIISLIVMTAISTVTKAQQFMPLYPDSIVNSRNAPDNEVKREQNGSISFEKVSVPMVQLFRAPAEKANGAAMVVCPGGGYSGLAYTHEGINFARRLNELGITVLVLKYRMPDDATMWDRNIGPLQDAQQAIRLLRQHAAEWHVDTNRVGLMGSSAGGHLAATAGTHFGQSYIPNKENINLRPDFLVLVYPVISMEDSLTHMGSKKNLIGADASPEKVRAFSNELHVTKTTPPAFLVHATDDKAVVVGNSIAFYTALVKQQVPAELHVYQRGGHGFGMRTSNPDEHWFDRLENWLRDNGWLKNK; the protein is encoded by the coding sequence ATGAAAATATGTATCATCAGCCTGATAGTAATGACGGCAATTTCCACTGTTACAAAAGCACAGCAGTTCATGCCACTGTATCCGGACAGTATTGTCAACAGCCGCAACGCGCCTGACAATGAGGTCAAACGTGAACAGAACGGCAGTATCTCCTTTGAAAAAGTATCCGTTCCGATGGTACAGTTATTTCGTGCACCAGCGGAGAAGGCGAACGGTGCTGCTATGGTGGTATGTCCGGGTGGCGGCTACAGTGGACTGGCTTACACCCACGAGGGTATCAATTTTGCAAGAAGGCTCAATGAACTGGGTATCACTGTCCTGGTACTCAAATATAGAATGCCTGACGACGCTACTATGTGGGACCGCAATATAGGCCCACTACAGGATGCGCAACAGGCTATCCGGCTGCTACGTCAGCATGCGGCGGAATGGCATGTAGATACTAACAGGGTCGGACTAATGGGATCTTCCGCGGGTGGACACCTGGCTGCTACGGCCGGTACGCATTTTGGTCAGTCTTACATCCCTAACAAGGAAAATATTAATCTGCGTCCCGATTTTCTGGTGCTAGTATATCCTGTCATTAGTATGGAAGACAGCCTGACACATATGGGGTCAAAGAAAAATCTGATCGGGGCAGATGCCTCTCCTGAAAAAGTAAGGGCCTTCAGCAATGAGCTGCACGTAACAAAGACAACACCGCCTGCATTCCTGGTACATGCTACAGATGATAAGGCAGTGGTAGTAGGAAACAGTATCGCCTTTTACACCGCACTGGTAAAACAGCAGGTCCCGGCGGAACTGCACGTCTACCAGCGCGGTGGTCATGGCTTTGGGATGCGTACGAGTAATCCGGATGAACATTGGTTTGATCGCCTGGAGAACTGGTTACGCGATAACGGATGGCTAAAAAATAAGTAA
- a CDS encoding SusD/RagB family nutrient-binding outer membrane lipoprotein: MKRSNILYYLLTAITFTACTKDFEEINSNPNSPAETRPEYHLTAAITQTAYAYAENGFARRPAALGRYITLIRNNDYELFRWTSVDWSDIYQRAMIVKTMQQEGEGTGQPAYIAAGNVLLAFNMAYLTDLYGDVPYSKALQSVESGNIKPAYDRQEDIYKSLLTLLKDANTQLKNAGNGLNTSADAMFKGDALKWRKLANSLRLRLLLRCSKHYAAAFTDMQEILDNKAEFPIMESNADNTEVAYLGVKKDDSWAGGPLNMIDNDFLKTKASKELVDILTERNDPRLELWIAPVSSREGATIDKNLYVGIPHAYTNPADYNGGETHQSTLSSYFRTDKPATFKASLMLYAEVCFIIAEAVQQGKVTMTGSDAATMYKNGIAASMEYYGLTSEAAKRDYYNQASVKYDGTLQQLITQKWIAMTFRGAEGWFDYRRTGYPAFKVGPMAFQPTFPVRYAWPTSEQDVNLDNYKAAIKVFGADDINTKMWYLQ, encoded by the coding sequence ATGAAACGATCCAATATATTATACTACCTGCTTACGGCGATCACATTTACAGCTTGTACTAAAGATTTCGAAGAGATCAATAGTAATCCGAACAGTCCTGCAGAAACAAGACCGGAATACCATCTTACAGCAGCCATCACGCAAACCGCATATGCGTATGCAGAGAATGGATTTGCCAGAAGGCCGGCCGCACTTGGCCGCTACATTACCCTGATCCGGAATAACGATTATGAACTGTTCCGCTGGACATCGGTTGACTGGTCCGACATCTATCAGCGGGCAATGATCGTCAAAACCATGCAGCAGGAAGGCGAAGGTACCGGTCAGCCGGCATATATAGCCGCAGGCAATGTCCTGCTGGCATTCAACATGGCCTACCTCACCGACCTCTATGGTGATGTGCCCTATTCCAAAGCATTGCAGTCGGTAGAAAGCGGTAATATCAAACCTGCATACGATCGTCAGGAGGATATTTATAAAAGTCTGCTGACCCTCCTGAAAGACGCCAACACACAACTGAAAAATGCCGGTAACGGATTGAATACTTCTGCGGATGCCATGTTCAAAGGCGATGCCCTGAAATGGCGTAAACTGGCGAACTCTCTACGCCTGCGCTTACTGCTGCGTTGCTCCAAACATTATGCGGCCGCTTTTACCGATATGCAGGAGATCCTGGACAACAAAGCCGAGTTTCCCATCATGGAAAGCAATGCGGACAATACCGAAGTAGCGTACCTGGGTGTGAAGAAAGATGATAGCTGGGCAGGCGGACCGCTGAATATGATCGACAATGACTTTCTGAAGACGAAGGCCAGTAAAGAGCTGGTAGATATACTGACCGAACGTAATGACCCCAGACTTGAATTATGGATTGCACCTGTCAGCAGCCGCGAAGGAGCGACAATTGACAAGAACCTGTATGTCGGCATCCCGCATGCATATACCAATCCGGCGGATTATAACGGCGGTGAAACACACCAGTCTACCCTTTCCTCCTATTTCAGAACAGACAAACCTGCTACGTTCAAAGCGAGCCTGATGCTCTATGCTGAAGTGTGTTTCATCATTGCCGAAGCGGTACAGCAAGGGAAAGTGACCATGACAGGGAGTGATGCAGCGACGATGTATAAAAATGGTATTGCCGCTTCAATGGAATACTATGGGCTAACCAGCGAAGCAGCCAAACGTGACTACTACAACCAGGCCAGCGTGAAATACGATGGTACATTGCAACAGCTCATCACGCAGAAATGGATCGCCATGACCTTCCGTGGCGCCGAAGGATGGTTTGATTACAGACGTACCGGCTATCCGGCGTTTAAGGTGGGTCCGATGGCATTCCAGCCAACCTTCCCCGTGAGATACGCCTGGCCGACATCAGAGCAGGACGTGAACCTGGATAATTACAAAGCCGCTATCAAAGTATTCGGCGCAGATGACATCAATACAAAAATGTGGTACCTGCAATAA